Proteins from one Papaver somniferum cultivar HN1 unplaced genomic scaffold, ASM357369v1 unplaced-scaffold_158, whole genome shotgun sequence genomic window:
- the LOC113336997 gene encoding glycine-rich cell wall structural protein 2-like translates to MARSRLVAVVFIVLLCMELTFAARSYVKNKGPNSHGSHGGGGGGGSGGGGGSGVGDGGASGYGSGYGKGGGEGYGGGGEGGEGYGIGGGGGGGSGGGGGSAVGGGASGYGSGYGKGGGEGYGGGGEGGEGYGSGGGGGGGSGSGYGTGASGRGSGYGSGSGYGSGYGSGGGSAGGGGGGSGGGGGGGSGGGSGGGNGSVYGSGYGSGSGGGSGYGKGGGGGGGGGGGGGGGGSVSGSGYGSGSGYGSGHGRGGHHESP, encoded by the coding sequence ATGGCGAGATCGAGATTGGTAGCGGTTGTGTTTATTGTATTGCTATGTATGGAACTTACTTTTGCtgcaagatcatatgttaagaataAAGGTCCTAATTCTCATGGTAGtcatggtggtggaggtggtggaggaagtggaggtggaggtggtagtGGGGTAGGAGATGGTGGTGCATCAGGGTATGGTTCTGGTTATGGAAAAGGAGGTGGAGAAggttatggtggtggtggggaAGGAGGAGAAGGTTATGGAATAGGTGGAGGTGGGGGTGGGGgaagtggaggtggtggtggtagtgcggTGGGAGGTGGTGCATCAGGGTATGGTTCTGGTTATGGAAAAGGTGGTGGAGAaggttatggtggtggtggtgaaggaggagAGGGTTATGGAAGTGGTGGAGGTGGAGGAGGAGGTAGTGGGTCTGGATATGGAACTGGGGCTTCTGGCAGAGGATCGGGATACGGTTCTGGTAGTGGTTACGGGTCAGGTTACGGGTCTGGAGGAGGATCTGCTGGTGGTGGCGGTGGAGGTAGTGGAGGGggtggtggtggaggtagtgGAGGAGGTTCCGGAGGTGGGAATGGAAGCGTCTACGGATCTGGATATGGGTCTGGCAGTGGAGGTGGGTCTGGATACGGGAAaggaggcggtggtggtggtggtggcggcggcggtggtggtggtggaggatctGTTAGCGGTTCGGGTTATGGAAGTGGATCAGGCTATGGATCGGGACATGGTCGTGGGGGACATCATGAATCCCCTTAA
- the LOC113337239 gene encoding uncharacterized protein LOC113337239: MATFEGKGVSYSSLSTMDNKGNKKFQFGEEDDEDGGLNDFWNIGYEEERKNSSPLSTTSSAAKKNYEYEYADDEPAEKDVEEEEDFVDTGYDNAKDDRYRYNSLQMQKIQPEVNLKNVLGGIVAIITGQNKVQSDKNIGDGFVEVGDQSDSSSPIKYPIVKDICDSVYQNVFSPSAPPLLNPLAACKEMLDAEPPEWVPDSAATKCMKCDCPFTALTRGRHHCRFCGGIFCRACSKGRCLLPIKFRERSPQRVCDTCFEKLEPLQIFWVNTISNASQIAKHDVTDWTCTRGWLNMPIGLSMEYDIYKSCNTLKSYCQAARLKPERSMPSAVLRGAKGLAILTVAKAGMLLTYKIGTGLVVARRVDGSWSAPSAIASVGLGWGVQAGGELTDFIIVLHDHKAVNAFCSRMHFALGAGCSAAAGPVGRVLEADLRAGDRGSGMCYTYSCSKGAFLGVSLEGNIITTRMDTNLEFYGDPYLTTTDILHGTVERPRAAEPLYSALDNLFSKLW, encoded by the exons ATGGCTACATTTGAGGGAAAAGGTGTTTCATATTCATCGTTGTCAACTATGGATAACAAAGGAAATAAAAAGTTTCAGTTtggtgaggaagatgatgaagatggtggtttgaatgatttttggaaTATTGGGtatgaagaagagaggaagaattcTAGTCCTTTAAGTACCACAAGTTCGgctgcaaaaaaaaattatgaatatgAATATGCGGACGATGAGCCTGCTGagaaagatgttgaagaagaagaagattttgttgaTACAGGGTATGATAATGCGAAGGATGATCGGTATCGTTATAACTCGTTGCAGATGCAGAAAATCCAACCAGAGGTGAATTTGAAGAATGTGTTGGGTGGGATAGTTGCGATAATAACTGGTCAGAATAAGGTTCAAAGTGATAAAAATATTGGTGATGGTTTTGTTGAAGTTGGAGATCAGTCAGACAGCAGTTCGCCTATAAAGTATCCTATTGTTAAGGATATTTGTGATAGTGTTTACCAGAATGTATTCTCTCCAAGTGCGCCTCCACTTCTTAATCCTCTAGCTGCTTgtaaagaaatgttggatgcagAACCACCAGAGTGGGTTCCAGACAGTGCTGCTACTAAATGCATGAAGTGTGATTGTCCCTTTACAGCGCTTACTCGTGGCAGGCATCATTGTCGTTTTTGTGGAGGGATATTTTGTAGAGCATGCTCCAAGGGGAGGTGCTTGTTGCCTATTAAGTTCAGGGAGAGGAGTCCCCAGAGGGTGTGCGACACTTGCTTTGAGAAACTCGAACCTCTACAAATCTTTTGGGTAAACACCATAAGCAACGCGTCCCAGATCGCTAAGCATGACGTGACGGATTGGACTTGCACAAGAGGGTGGTTGAATATGCCCATTGGTCTTTCCATGGAATATGATATTTACAAGTCCTGTAATACTCTGAAGAGTTACTGCCAG GCTGCTAGATTGAAACCTGAGAGATCAATGCCTTCAGCAGTCCTTAGAGGTGCTAAAGGCTTAGCGATTTTAACTGTTGCAAAAGCTGGCATGCTTCTTACGTACAAAATTGGTACCGGTTTGGTAGTTGCTCGGAGAGTGGATGGATCATGGTCTGCACCTTCTGCTATAGCATCTGTTGGTTTAGGGTGGGGTGTTCAG GCCGGTGGTGAGCTCACAGATTTTATTATCGTTCTCCATGATCACAAGGCTGTGAATGCGTTTTGTAGCCGCATGCATTTTGCTCTTGGAGCTGGTTGTAGTGCTGCAGCAGGACCTGTAGGGAGAGTGCTTGAAGCTGATCTTCGAGCTGGAGATAGAGGATCTGGCATGTGCTATACTTATAGTTGCAGCAAGG GTGCTTTCTTAGGAGTTTCACTTGAAGGGAATATAATCACGACAAGAATGGATACCAACCTAGAGTTTTACGGTGATCCCTATCTCACCACGACTGATATTCTTCATGGGACAGTAGAGAGACCCAGGGCTGCAGAGCCTCTGTACTCTGCCCTCGACAATCTCTTCTCGAAGCTATGGTAG
- the LOC113336993 gene encoding uncharacterized protein LOC113336993, with the protein MASSYIGIRCGGSILKSSIESSSSCCTCLHFQNHHLKLNQQQQQKQKRIICSISNLDYNNTRAVLSNCSASTTTTAYSDTVFGTEMKKNQQIQDNAVSAAVREIKVGVYGDEEEEKVPSAPISADKLDEWMTFSVPEIVKNIGEAPLLVHIYSSISKGVGGISSIGSSSSTANATAAAEPVLEKTKADAESWSGVTKRWEEGSPVPDGIILVEQLKMEENDGGKEDESDEVIGSSDMSGGSSTKTWGVVIQGRGVESASSCYILKTCRVGSSLGFCTHFCLARAKCFGESADLQLKYSWLLGH; encoded by the exons ATGGCTTCTTCTTATATAGGAATCAGATGTGGTGGTTCTATTCTGAAATCATCTattgaatcttcatcttcatgttgTACTTGCCTTCATTTCCAGAATCATCATCTCAAATtgaatcagcagcagcagcagaagcagaagAGAATCATATGCTCGATTTCGAATCTTGATTACAACAATACAAGAGCAGTATTGAGTAATTGTTCTGCATCTACAACAACAACAGCTTACTCAGATACTGTTTTCGGAACAGAAATGAAGAAGAATCAACAGATACAGGATAATGCAGTTTCAGCAGCTGTCAGAGAAATCAAGGTTGGAGTGTATGGAGATGAAGAGGAGGAGAAGGTACCTTCTGCTCCAATTTCTGCAGACAAGCTTGATGAATGGATGACATTTTCAGTTCCCGAG ATTGTGAAGAACATAGGCGAAGCGCCGCTACTGGTGCACATTTACTCATCTATAAGTAAAGGAGTTGGGGGAATCTCATCAATtggatcttcttcttctacagctAATGCCACTGCTGCTGCCGAACCAGTGCTTGAAAAAACGAAGGCTGACGCAGAGAGTTGGAGTGGTGTTACAAAGAGATGGGAGGAAGGGAGCCCTGTACCTGACGGAATCATACTGGTTGAACAGCTAAAGATGGAGGAGAATGACGGTGGCAAGGAGGATGAAAGTGATGAGGTAATTGGGTCCTCGGATATGAGTGGCGGTAGCAGCACAAAGACATGGGGGGTGGTTATCCAAGGTAGAGGAGTTGAATCTGCATCATCTTGTTATATTCTGAAAACATGTAGAGTTGGGTCATCACTTGGGTTCTGCACTCACTTCTGCTTGGCTAGAGCTAAGTGTTTTGGCGAAAGCGCAGATTTACAGCTCAAGTACTCATGGTTACTTGGTCACTGA
- the LOC113337253 gene encoding suppressor of mec-8 and unc-52 protein homolog 2-like: MSSSKKNHYKEKMMNRKKEKDRGGEDKPDETELPKYRDRAKERREDQNPDYEASELGSFHAVAPPGAVDLRPEEAMKISIENSKYLGGDVEHTHLVKGLDYALLNKVRSEIKKPEPGEETDGKTSKIAKEDHAVTFRTATAKSVYQWIVKPQTTIKLNEMFLPGRMSFIFNMEENFSHDIPTTVHRSKADCPDPEELVTVSVDGSVLERISKIMSYLRLGTSGKVLKKKKKDKDVKAKISALANDYNEDEKQPLPERGMPNHRNEMEILPPPPPLPRNFTGKIEKQVPIVARAEEEDIFVGEGVDYAVPTNDISPAVSEDMEESPRDRDRPSYFNEPEYGPVAPPPEPPQNWQQMNGYDAVQAHALAAGGYQGEWQNYQYSEQQMAYPEQYLQQHLQTYDAQGDPTILQDPNFMTQEEKDRGLGSVFKRDDQRLQQLREKDAREKDPNFISDSYSECYPGYQEYNREVVGSDDEDDLSKMDMGGRAKGRLHRWDFETEEEWATYNEQKEAMPKAAFQFGVKMADGRKTRKQNKDQKLTNELHKINKILLRKKMDKEGGDDGGDYDDEPSGKKMRS; encoded by the exons ATGTCTTCATCGAAGAAGAATCATTACAAAGAGAAGATGATGAATCGCAAAAA GGAGAAAGATAGAGGAGGAGAAGACAAACCAGACGAAACTGAATTGCCTAAATACAGAGACAGAGCTAAAGAACGAAGAGAAGACCAGAATCCTGATTATGAAGCATCTGAATTGGGTTCATTTCATGCTGTTGCTCCTCCTGGTGCTGTTGATCTTAGACCTGAAGAGGCAATGAAGATATCTATCGAAAATTCCAAGTATCTCGGAG gTGATGTGGAGCATACGCATTTGGTGAAGGGATTGGATTATGCGTTACTTAACAAAGTACGAAGTGAGATTAAGAAACCGGAACCTGGAGAGGAAACTGATGGAAAGACTAG CAAAATTGCAAAGGAAGACCATGCTGTGACTTTTCGTACTGCGACCGCAAAG TCGGTGTATCAATGGATTGTCAAGCCTCAGACTACTATCAAGTTGAATGAGATGTTTCTTCCTGGACGAATGTCTTTTATCTTCAACATG GAGGAGAATTTTTCTCATGATATTCCTACGACAGTGCATCGAAGTAAAGCTGACTGCCCAGATCCTGAG GAACTGGTTACTGTCAGTGTTGATGGTTCTGTGCTAGAACGAATTTCTAAGATAATGTCATATCTCCGCCTTGGGACATCAGGAAAGGttctgaagaaaaagaagaaagacaaAGATGTAAAAG CAAAGATCTCTGCTCTTGCCAATGATTATAATGAAGATGAGAAACAACCATTGCCTGAACGTGGAATGCCGAATCATCGGAATGAAATGGAGAtcttgccaccaccaccaccacttccccGAAATTTCACCGGCAAAATAGAGAAGCAAGTCCCAATTGTTGCAAGAGCTGAAGAGGAAGATATATTTGTAGGTGAAGGGGTCGATTATGCAGTTCCCACCAATGACATTAGCCCTGCTGTATCAGAGGATATGGAAGAGTCTCCTCGAGATAGGGATAGACCTTCTTATTTCAACGAACCTGAGTATGGTCCAGTCGCACCACCACCTGAGCCTCCTCAGAATTGGCAACAAATG AATGGGTACGATGCTGTGCAAGCACATGCCTTAGCTGCTGGTGGGTACCAAGGAGAGTGGCAGAATTACCAGTATTCTGAACAACAAATGGCTTATCCTGAACAGTACCTCCAGCAACATCTGCAAACTTATGATGCACAAGGGGACCCTACCATTCTACAAGATCCAAACTTCATGACCCAAGAGGAGAAGGATCGAGGCCTAGGATCAGTGTTCAAACGTGATGACCAGAGGCTTCAGCAACTGAGAGAGAAGGATGCTCGGGAGAAGGATCCCAATTTCATATCGGACAGTTACTCTGAATGCTATCCTGGTTATCAGGAGTATAATCGTGAAGTTGTGGGcagcgatgatgaagatgatctgTCGAAAATGGATATGGGTGGCCGG GCTAAGGGTCGGCTTCATCGCTGGGACTTTGAGACCGAGGAGGAATGGGCAACGTACAACGAACAAAAGGAAGCAATGCCTAAAGCTGCATTCCAGTTTGGCGTGAAGATGGCTGATGGTCGCAAAACCAGAaagcaaaataaagatcagaagcTTACAAATGAGTTGCATAAAATCAACAAGATCTTATTAAGGAAGAAAATGGATAAagaaggtggtgatgatggtggagacTATGACGATGAACCATCAGGAAAGAAGATGCGGTCGTAA